The genomic window TCAGTCCAACCTCTCCTGCCCGCTCTGCCGATCCGCCATTGTCGCCACCGAATCGGACCTCGGCAAGGTCGTCCGCTCGTCTTCCTCCACCTCCGGCAGTGACAGTTTCCGCCTCGAGATAGGGAACGTGAGCCGCCGCGGCACCGCGCCCGATGGCTCCGCCGCAGTTTCTGGCGAATCCCGCGCCGGAGGCGCTAGGTCTAGGTCATACTCCATTGGATCGTTCGAGTATTTCGTGGATGAAGATTCGGAAGTTCCATTCAGCCACGCTCATCGAAGAAGCACGTCTGATCAGAAGGACATTCCGGCGTCGGCGGAGGCTCCGGCGAGTCAGCATGAAGCGAATCTCGCCGGCGAGGTTGGCGGCGTAAGGAGCTGGCTGAAGGAGTACATGGATAGAGTCTCAGCTTCTATATCGACACGAACGGCGTCGTTTCGAAGTTCTGGAAGGTTCTTCAGCGGTACTGGTGGGAGTAGTCGCCGAAGCGACGTCGTTCCAGTCGTAGCTGCAGAATATGACATTGAAGGTAACAGAATTGGTGAAGAGATCACCGAAATGTTTCGCTGGCTCTCAGGGGTATGAcagtaaatttcaaaaattaaaatgatgAATATATAGTTTAGTTGTTTAACTAGGGGAACAATTtctaaattttgatattttttatttttttaaaacaaaaattaatctTTTTTCAATATTTGTTTATTACTAGCTTCCATTATTCTTGTTTGTGTCTAATAATCTAATTTTGTTTGATTTGGAACTTCTGGACAAAATCCATTGATGTAACTATAAATCCATGTAGAATTGTAGATAATATGGGCTTATATAGCTTGGAATTGAATAATGGTAATATTTTGGGCACAAGTATGATAGTGTGGTCATAATATAAAGATGAATACGATGCATCATTCAATTgactttttgaaattaaaatattcatCAATTGTGTTCATGGAAGATGCATACATCAGACATGCTTGATATGCAAATTTGCAAATCAAAATTAATCATCAAATTAATTATTGTATATAATATatgttattaattaatattaaataaaataaattttgattattttttattaatttattttagttaccAAATTtctgattttatatatatatacacatcatTGTTTATATGCAAATTAGTTTGGTTAAATATGATTTAGCGTTATTTATACATTCCTTAGTCAATTCAGTTATgtttcaaataacttatttattgagtacaacaacaaaacaaaatcatttaacatttcggttttcaaaaaatcATCTTTAATTGGTAATTAGTGATAGGTCTTTACTCTTTACTACCAAATTTAATAAGGATACTTGTTGATAAACTAAAGTAGAAATTCTTTTGtcagataaataaatttttatgcaGTTAACATTCTTAGGAACTTTCAAACATTTGTGATTTTTGATTTTCAACAAGTTTCATCAGAATACAAATCAAAGTAATTGTAAACAAAAGCTTTAAAAcaattgaatttatttattttattatatctttATAATGGAAATTTTTTGTCAGTAATCTGAATAAAGTAAAATATacgatttataaaaaaatttcgaGTGTTATTTAGAGATATAGATCTCTTAAAGAAAAAGTTCACTTTCTTAAAATATTCATATTGTGATCTGTTTAGGAATATTTCATATAGTGTATATATTATTGGTAACGTTTCTTGTGCAGATGAATGATAGTCTTTAGCCATTATTATCGGATTGAATCGttgttattaaaaatatttgGTCCTATATTATATAtagcagaaaaaaaagaaaacaatcttttgtgttctcttatattcttagctttcttgctaagtattgagggttaggctgacttggtcttagctcaagaggttgagtaagtccgagtgccggcacggtagcgttggagtgtgtccaaggccgtgacatTATGCTGCTTTTGgtggaaataatataaaataaataccaGAAGCACAGATTTCACGTAGCTAGGTGAGTGATGACTGATGCATTGGAATTAATGGCTTTATCATTTATTGTAGATTACCTACCATTTTAGGAGAGAAGGTCCTACTTCTGCatcaaattttaattcacttGCATCCTTCATTGAATAAATGAAAGATATTAAAAAAGAACTTGGAAACATGCTATTAATGATCACATTTGTTGGTGAGATCTTTTCTTGCTCTATAAAACAACGTTTGAATGTTTGATTAACAAGTGCCGTTAaggaaataaaaatttaaattttttgcatTCATTATAAACTAAATACATTAAAAGTTCTAAATTTTATTGTAAGCAACATCATCGGATGAAAAATTAATTCTTATCataattttattctcttttaatttatgtAAATTATTATAAGGTACAAATATTTACAATTGTATGTATCCTCTAACCTACATGCAACAATTTGATAGCAGaactcataaaaaaaaaagaaaaaaaaaaaagaaagaaacaatttTGATAGCATGAAATATTAACAAATTATACTCTTAATCCTTTATAAACTATTTGATATTAACCTTCCTACTAAAATCCATAGCTGATAGCTCATAGCTCCATCACGATTTAATATGAAAGGCCCATAAGCTAAAACCCTAAatatgatgctatttaaccccATCAAATTTATCTAGACATATTTGTCCTATTTATATAGTTTAATCAAATATTTTCATTAAAAAACCTTATTACATAACAagccaaaaaaaattattatacaaAGGCACAATTTATAATCCATATTACTTTTTTAATTTTAGCACTAATAATATTGCATATTCTATTCCACACAATCTCTACCAATACTTACCTAAATAACAAAATGTACACAAAATCACAATATCATCCAACATAAAtggctaaaataaaaaaaaaatggatgAGATTTATTTGAtttcacattggattagattatACTAAGTTGATGCTAAAATAGAATGACGGTGATAGTCAAATGTGGTAATATTTAGTTATCACTGCANNNNNNNNNNNNNNNNNNNNNNNNNNNNNNNNNNNNNNNNNNNNNNNNNNNNNNNNNNNNNNNNNNNNNNNNNNNNNNNNNNNNNNNNNNNNNNNNNNNNNNNNNNNNNNNNNNNNNNNNNNNNNNNNNNNNNNNNNNNNNNNNNNNNNNNNNNNNNNNNNNNNNNNNNNNNNNNNNNNNNNNNNNNNNNNNNNNNNNNNNNNNNNNNNNNNNNNNNNNNNNNNNNNNNNNNNNNNNNNNNNNNNNNNNNNNNNNNNNNNNNNNNNNNNNNNNNNNNNNNNNNNNNNNNNNNNNNNNNNNNNNNNNNNNNNNNNNNNNNNNNNNNNNNNNNNNNNNNNNNNNNNNNNNNNNNNNNNNNNNNNNNNNNNNNNNNNNNNNNNNNNNNNNNNNNNNNNNNNNNNNNNNNNNNNNNNNNNNNNNNNNNNNNNNNNNNNNNNNNNNNNNNNNNNNNNNNNNNNNNNNNNNNNNNNNNNNNNNNNNNNNNNNNNNNNNNNNNNNNNNNNNNNNNNNNNNNNNNNNNNNNNNNNNNNNNNNNNNNNNNNNNNNNNNNNNNNNNNNNNNNNNNNNNNNNNNNNNNNTTatgtttgataataaaaaaataataattaattaatattaaataaaatattttttttctagtaTTACCGATTTTAGTTAAGCGCAGGTTCGTGCTATATTGCTTCAAAGTTATGGGTTTTAGTTAAAAAAGTGAGCCACGTATTAAATCATTATTGCAGGGTTCACGATGTTAGTTATTTGAGCTTTTTATGCTAAATCACCGTGGAACCATGATTTTTAGTAGATAGGGATACTAATACTGAGTAGTGTAATCTATATAACAATTCAAACTACAAAATCGTTATAACCAACTTGGATTTTGTCGGGTGATTAGCTCACTCGTCTGCTTAAATAAGTGTTGGAGGTTTGAATTCTGCTTTGTATATGTAGCAATTTATTGGTCAACGACATACTCTTAAATAAAACTCAGATCCACGACAAATTAATCATTAACTTATTGGGTTGGAGGATaccgtaaaaaaaaaactataaaatcGTTATAGTTCACAGGGTATTGTATACAAATCTAAATATTCTATATTTTAtaatgatttcaaaaattaaaagatgaCAAATTAAAGCAAAAATGGGTTTAGACTTATTAGATAGAGTAACATGATAATTTtggtttaatttcaatttaatttatacaCATAAAATACTCTATTTAACAAGACATCTCTTATTATGAGCTAATTTCTATCAAAtagtaaaaaatattatatacaccACTATTTTTGTGGATATCTcttttgcatattttttatttttgatattaaaAGTGAttgataagaaataataaaaaaaagataaaatgttTGTTTTCTATAccctaaaaaattatattaaatatacaCAAAAATAGTATAAACATTCTTTATTGTTCAATATTATAAAAAACTGAAACACTAACATAAAGAATCATAAAATTACACCCGAAGATTTTAGACATAAAATAAGTGGTCTTCTTTATATGATCTTAAAAACTGATATATTCTTTTGATCATTAACTCCAAGTTAATTACATTATTAagaactttttattattttataatcttgtttttttcttcatatttatatatattgatttttttttatatctcACTCAAATTTTGGTTTCTCTTATTTCCTCTGAAAACaaaacattttcttttctttcaagatttaaattcaaaataattaattaaattataagaCTAAAGAGAATTATTTTATCATATTTATTACTATTActcaataattattttaaaattttgttagagAAATTTTAGGGCATGCAATGTTTATGACCGAAAGGATTGAAAATGATCAAATCAAGCAAAGAAATAAACTCACCTTTGAAGCTATCATATCATAACCTACGTTAATATAGCCGGTAATAAATAAGGttctaaaaaataaattagtgATTGAACTGATAGAGTTAAAAATGTAAAAGTTGAAATGTTCAATTGAAATTTAATTGGAAttgaattaaatatatataataaaataatatatttatagaaaaaaataaatctGATTCATTGAGTTGTTTGATCAGTTTTTTTAATTACTTTAAGTGATTCACTGATGACTAATTTTTACCTTAAACCAAATTAATTTGATAGTCAATTTTCAATTAATCTAATGTTTAATTCTCGTTTTCAGACCATTAATAATAAACTTTGCTTGGCTATTAATTGGGTTAGAAATATTGATACCAACATAATTTTCTAGATAATTATCATTATTTCTTAATTCTTGATCACCTTATTTTATTGTCAAATTTGTTTTTAATGTGACAAATGGGGCATAGaaaccaatttttatttttaccaaCAACATTTATTTCTACTTTTGGAGATAACATTATTAGACTATTCAAAAGGGGTTCTTGAAACCAATAGGTATTCCTTTTCTATCTTTTTGGAGGCTTTGTCTCGGAATCCTTGTTTACTTGTCAAAACAGCAAACGATACTGAGATTCCAAATGCAAAACTTAGATCATGAGAAGCAAACTTTTGGTAacctaataataattttaataaagagGGACTCCGATCGATCCATGAATTGAAAGGAGTACCAAGTTTTTTGCTTTTCCCTTCCTTACCTACTTTCGTCTCTGTTTAATAATCACTAGTAATATTCTATGTCACCATTTACATATCAAAACAGTTGTATCCATATCTTATAATATAATATTCTATNNNNNNNNNNNNNNNNNNNNNNNNNNNNNNNNNNNNNNNNNNNNNNNNNNNNNNNNNNNNNNNNNNNNNNNNNNNNNNNNNNNNNNNNNNNNNNNNNNNNNNNNNNNNNNNNNNNNNNNNNNNNNNNNNNNNNNNNNNNNNNNNNNNNNNNNNNNNNNNNNNNAATTATATTGCACATTACTTTAATTAATTAGCtcttttctgaattttttgtaCATATACACATAAGAATTCTCTAATAATTATTGGTGCAATATATAATAGGTTAGTTCGTGGttgtatatttaaaatattaataattgttTGTGCAATTAATAATACTTTTAGGTGAGGTTTTCTAGAAAACTTAGGTTCATTAGAAATAATCTAATATTATACCATTAAAAGAAAGATGCCAATAAGTAAAATTTTAACGTGTTTTCAAAGAGAgaatttgagagataggttgatTATGGTGTTTCTTGTATAGTATTGTACCATATGTGTTAGCTTGCTTCATAACACAATGCTTCAGTGTTCATTCATATTACTATTATGCAAATTTTTAGTAAATTTTGGTTTGATATCTATAATTTGGGAGcaaaatttattctttttttatagatattaattttaaaaattgtatcaaaagactttatttttaaacaaataaaaaaaagaaaaaatttagaatataaattaaaattaaattacttgaatttgaaattacaaaagacAAAGTAAATGGCTCtaaatttaaagaaagcaataaaatatCTTCAGTTTAAGGACTTTGAATTTAAAACGACGGTGcagaattttaaagaaaaaagaagaacttgtaagagaaaagtaaattgtaaaaaaaaaaattacaaggaatttaaaagaaatgaaaagatATGGAAAAAATTctacagaaaaaaaaaactcgAGGCAGACTCAGAAATTtgctgggatgtgagtgtgcgtgAGTGTTTTCTGAAGACGAATCTTATATTGCCAAGTTAAGTGTCATCCCTTAAGGAGTTCAAAAATAACTATTTCCACCAAATGCATAATTAAGTAACTGCCCTTTGTACAAATCACCATCGATCTCGATACTCAATTTGTTGACCTCATTTTTTGACAAGTCTAAACAAATCGAAACTTTCTATGTCGGTTCCTATCCCTTGAATCAACGTCGCTTTGATTCAATTGGTCGAAATTCTTCGACTAACAAATTACCCCCtaaaattattattatcattgaaaattctaaaaagataaaataattaaTCCTAGATAAGTTTTTTTCTAACACtaaaataaaagggaaaagaaagccCGTTCACATGCTTAATAACTGTCTTAGTTATGCTTAATAACTGTCTTAGTTAGCACGAACCCATTAATTACAAGCATCATGCACATCATTAATTCATTACGTTTCaattttctaaaattataaatttaatgaaAAACACCTTctctttcaaaattcaaaattttctctgAGATTGTTTATCTTTAAAGAATTTTTCTTTTCACCTTCTACCTTCATTTTTATTATTGCGAAAAATTTCAAGCTTCAAATCTCACTTCTTCTCTTGATTTTCTTGATAcgtttctctttctcttctcatcTTGTTATTTAAAGATATCTTTCTCTGTTAAACTTCCTATTCacataaattaaaaataagaaaccCTAATCTCTAAGATTTATTCACTATCATACGACTACCCTTTCTCACTTTATTGATTTCAAAAAACTAATAATCAAATTTTCCTTCATTCAAATTGTGTAGAAATAGATACTTCAACTTCCATAGTACTAACCCCGATAAAACCCAAAGAAAAACAGCCTGTAGAACACAAAAAAGAACAAAACCCCGCAAAATCCCTCAAGCACTCGAATCTGAAAGTCCTTTCCTCCAAAGCGAATATTATTATCGAGGATCCAGAAGATACAACCAACGATAGAAAgactctattttctttttctattgaaAATGAACTCCATTGTTTTCTCTGCCCTTTAAACTCTTCAAGACAAGCGAAGAAAGTTTTTCATTATTTTCTTAGTATGTAGTGAAAACCAAGATTTGTTGATCAAACAAAACTTTTTTGTTGCCCCTTTTATTGATCATGCTCGTCCATTTCACAATAATCCCAACATTGCATTCAAAGGTGCGAGTTTTCTTACTCGGTTTAAAAGGTTAGAACCCTTTAAGATGGATGAATGGAAATTTTGAGGAATATATGATCTTCTCAAACTTTCACAATATCAAGCTTTCCCATTCCGTTTACCATGTGGAATGGTTGGCCCTACACTTTTTGATGCAGTAGCTATTACAGGTCTTCCATCGAACGGTCCTACAATTACTTTCGACATAAAGCctaaatataaatataacatTGTCGAGAAAATCTCCTACGGAGAATTCATCAAACAAAACATGGGGAACAAGGTACACTAGTTACTGACGATTAGCATGTGGCCTTTCTTTACCTCTAGCTGAATGCCATAGTCTTTTATTCAAGAAGTGTCTCAATGCAAAAACTATATATCCCCTTGCTGCCCTCATCCATGAAAAACGAAAGCTGAATTTGACATTATTGCTTCTGGAAAATTTATATGATGAATTGGGTCAGATGGTTGACAGCCTTCACACTAGATCCTCAGTTAGGCAGGAGGTCCACTTTGGTTATTGCACCTTTGGCTGAATGCAGTTTTCGAGAAACACATGAAACACAAAGTAGTAATATCCTCTTCCGAAAAACCAAGCACTGAAGGTCTTCGACTGGTTACCTTCCAACCAAAATTCATCCATTCACATTCCACTACTGAATTTTTCTGGGAAGTCTTCACAAAATTTTACTCAAGCAAACATTTTTAGAATGAAGATCTACACTTTGCTCCATTTGTTGATTGAAAACGTGGGCTGACTTGGTTTTGACGCCCAATGGTTCGAAAAAACAATGACGATGATGCTCAACATCTAAATGACAAAATGTGGTCCAATTTTCCCTCAGTCCAAGTGATACCAACATGTATACCTCAATACAAGAAAGATCAATTTCGAGTTACTTTCCATGCTCCCCA from Arachis ipaensis cultivar K30076 chromosome B09, Araip1.1, whole genome shotgun sequence includes these protein-coding regions:
- the LOC107616916 gene encoding E3 ubiquitin-protein ligase ATL4-like, giving the protein MASPPPLSLDVVGSDTVTTTVSSSSTTPPRRSSPLQNLSPSILIIVTVLAVTVIVSLALCFLLRHINRRCLRRLSRFSATPSSSATPIFTSSRRISPEVPQNSSTSYSYIIDSLPLFTFSSVTRRSSAADCAVCLSKFRNDDLLRLLPICCHAFHAECIDTWLQSNLSCPLCRSAIVATESDLGKVVRSSSSTSGSDSFRLEIGNVSRRGTAPDGSAAVSGESRAGGARSRSYSIGSFEYFVDEDSEVPFSHAHRRSTSDQKDIPASAEAPASQHEANLAGEVGGVRSWLKEYMDRVSASISTRTASFRSSGRFFSGTGGSSRRSDVVPVVAAEYDIEGNRIGEEITEMFRWLSGV